Sequence from the Deinococcus arcticus genome:
GCCAGCAGGGCGCCGGCGCCGACCATCACGCCGCTGTTGACCTTGACGGCCAGTTCGGGTTCGGGCACCTCGGCGCCGCGCGCGGCGCGCACGATGGGTTCGGGGTGTTGCAGGTGGTCCAGGCCGCTTTTGATAAAGATGCTTGCGAGCAGCGCCCGCCCGATGAATCTCGTCACGCTCATGCCGTGTGCCCTCCTTTGAACTGCCCCGGAGTGTAGCGCAGGGCGCCTCAGGGCCGTCTTCAGAGCCCCTGAATCACCGCCAGCTGCCGGGTGATCTCGCGCATCACGTCCTGCACGGCGGCGGTGCCGGTGGACAGCAGGCGCACATATTCCTCGTGGGTCAGGGCGCCTTCCTCGGCGCCGCCCTGCACCTCCACGATCAGGCCGGCGTCGGTGGCCACCACGTTCAGGTCGGCGCGGGCGGCCTTGTCCTCCTGGTAATCCAGGTCCACGCGCACCTCGTCGCCCAGCAGGCCCACGCTGATGGCCCCCACATTGCGGGCAATAGGCCAGTCGGTCAGCTGCCCCTTCTGAATCAGTCGGTCGCAGAAGTCGTGCAGGGCGGCGTGCCCGGCCAGAATGCTGGCTACGCGGGTGCCGCCGTCGGCCACCAGCACGTCGCAGTCCACGTACAGG
This genomic interval carries:
- a CDS encoding DoxX family protein; its protein translation is MSVTRFIGRALLASIFIKSGLDHLQHPEPIVRAARGAEVPEPELAVKVNSGVMVGAGALLALGVAPRVSATALAASLIPTTVIGHPFWDKEGKERAQQQTQFLKNLALLGALLYLTGRE
- the rph gene encoding ribonuclease PH — translated: MTAPQSSKFPAREGRDPLTPRPVTVKRGVNPHAPGSAHLIMGRTEILATVTLEEKPAPHMRGKKEGWLTAEYSMLPRATTDRQARERNLQNGRRYEIQRLLGRALRAGMDLRFFRNQTLYVDCDVLVADGGTRVASILAGHAALHDFCDRLIQKGQLTDWPIARNVGAISVGLLGDEVRVDLDYQEDKAARADLNVVATDAGLIVEVQGGAEEGALTHEEYVRLLSTGTAAVQDVMREITRQLAVIQGL